The Gossypium hirsutum isolate 1008001.06 chromosome D03, Gossypium_hirsutum_v2.1, whole genome shotgun sequence genomic interval TGCTTCATTGATCTTAAGACTTTCATTCTCTTGTGAAAGGATATTcaaagcttcttcttttttagcAATGGTGTCTTTGAGTTGGGAATTCTCTTCCCTGGCAATACTAGCTGCTTCTTTAGATACACTAGCTTCATTTATGGCTTGTTTCATTATATCCCGTAGTTTCTGATTCTCTTCCTTGGCTATTTTATACATGTTTTCAGATTCCTCGAGTGCTTCAAGCAATGCTTTGTTCTCTTCTTGAGCTGCATTCCTTTCATCTTCGGCTTTTCGAATACATTCAACGAATCCCTTCTCTTTTCCATTCCATCCTAAAAGGGTTTCTTCAGCTTCAAGTCTCAATCTCTCTGAAGTATTGTTGAATCTATCAGCTTCTTTCTTTGCTTCCATGTATTGTGCTTCAACGTTCTTCAGTTGCAGCTTCAAGTTTTCGACTTCCTCTTTCGATTTCTCGAGCTCTTGGATCGTTAAACAATGCTTCTCTTTTGCTTCGTTTGCTTCGGATTTCACTTCCTTCAATGCTAAGGCTAAATCATCCATGGCCTTTTGGTTGTTTTCTTCAGCTTCAATGGTGGATCTTAGTTGACTCTTTAACGACTTCACTTCTTCAGCTAATTTCTTTGCTTTCAATGACGAAGCTCGTTCATCTTCAAGAGCGCGAGCTGAGTTAGTTTTAGTCAATTGAAGCTCAAATTCATGTCTCTCTAAATGATCATCCCCCACTGAACCCTGTGATGCAACCTCTGACGAACCTTCAGATTTATCCAGATTTTCCAACAAAAGCTTGATTTCTTGCTTGGATCTTTCTAAAGAAATCTGGGTTTGTTTATGTTCTTTTGATTGAGCAACGAACGAATCATGCATCTTCTTCTCCGATTCTTTCCTTCTCTCAATCTCTTCCTCTAATTCCTGGATTCTCTTCTTCGCTTGAGACAACAAATCCATGGCTTCGGACTCGAATAATCTTGATTTTACCAACTCTTGTTTTAGTTTACGAAACGACGCTTCTTTTTCAGCCTATTTCACTTCCAATTCTTTAGCTTTCCCAAGTTCAGTTTTCAAGGATTGGATGTACCTTTCCTTGTTCTTAAGTTCTGTATGAATGTCTGCAACTTTCCCAGACGCCATTGATGTATATACCTTTGATTGACATCTTCACTTAACTTCATCCCAATTTCATCTTCATACCCATTCATTGATTCCTCCATTTCTgatcattaaaaaaaacaaacaagaaaagTTTCAGACATTGATGatcattgaaaaaaaaacatactAACATGATAACATCGATATACCTTTGATTGGCATGAAAATGTTGATgttgaagtgtttttttttttattaatttgttggGAGGAAGGGGTTGTTCTTTTTGAAAAAGCACCATTGGGGGGCAACGATTCTAAAAATAAACAAGATTTGGTGATTGAGATTATACTGACTCCATTGTTTTCTAATAACAGATACAAGTGAAAACAAACCAGTTTAAACAAcgttaaaatgttttaaaattggttaaatttaatCTATGAACAAGAAAAATCCTATTGGAGAAAAAAAAGGGGACCAAAATCTAAAAGGATAAAATTGGTTAAATAAAATGTCCCAAATCTAGAGGGAAAGAAAATGGGTGGTTTTGTAAGAAAATCCGAAGTTGGTGGGGGGTAATCAGTTAAAACCAATGCTAAGAATGTTGGAGTACTACCACACGTAAAATATCCTTCTCATAAGAGTGATCGAATCTTTGTCGCAACGATAAAGTTGTAACAATCAAACAAGGCGGTTCAAATGGTagatgaaaaatgtttaaattaatggTTTAGAAAATTGGTGGGTTTGGCCTTATTAGCCAGCCGGCTGAGATGGCTCTCCCAAGATTGCTTTAGTGGTTTGGGAAAAGTACAGAATGAATGTTATATGGTGAGTTTGATAGAGTTTTCAAAGTGTTTTTGGTGATTAGTGGAGAGGCTATGTATAACTTTTGAAGCGGGTCCTTTTAGATTGTTTTGTTTGGCTAACTCTTAAATTTTACTCACTTTTATAAAGTTACggatttagttcttatactttaatttaattaatgttaattcttttactttttaaattttaaaaaacttttaaaattttagtcttaacaGCATCATTTATATccgtttggttaaattcaattactagccTTGTACTATACATACTAAAAATTTGATCCACATTCTTCAATTGGATCATtttaagtccttatacttttcgaattttgaaagtttaggcTTGATATAAAATGACAACAGTTAATCCATTAACCGAGTTTTTAATAAGTATTATGTTAAAATAACAAGTTGACATAACACTATACATACGATAATATGTTTGGTGCATCAGGTTTTGGAAATAGTGTAACTTAACTTAGTGAAACTAAAAATATTGTATGGTA includes:
- the LOC107950896 gene encoding putative WEB family protein At1g65010, chloroplastic gives rise to the protein MDLLSQAKKRIQELEEEIERRKESEKKMHDSFVAQSKEHKQTQISLERSKQEIKLLLENLDKSEGSSEVASQGSVGDDHLERHEFELQLTKTNSARALEDERASSLKAKKLAEEVKSLKSQLRSTIEAEENNQKAMDDLALALKEVKSEANEAKEKHCLTIQELEKSKEEVENLKLQLKNVEAQYMEAKKEADRFNNTSERLRLEAEETLLGWNGKEKGFVECIRKAEDERNAAQEENKALLEALEESENMYKIAKEENQKLRDIMKQAINEASVSKEAASIAREENSQLKDTIAKKEEALNILSQENESLKINEAAAVENIRDLKLLFCEANWETEDHHEQATKQKPVNTSSADKDHSKKVKRYHKRSSGPLSLTFPVRASDEDSSSDYSDDPLKGSIFDVAETPKSAPAAGSTPSGGTHQRKKSSSVLTDDEGMNGEEFEGIDTSHFDEEGDRSTRKKKALLRRFGDLIRRKNIPKKEQPLDQGEK